Below is a genomic region from Epinephelus moara isolate mb chromosome 9, YSFRI_EMoa_1.0, whole genome shotgun sequence.
gctaatgctaacgttagccatgaGATGCTGATGAgctgttttgaaaatgtaaatgtgctcCTGCAGGTCTGAGAAGAGTCTCTGCAGCTTCAAATGTGGTCCAACACAAAGAGGACATGGTGGGTCATATAGTCTGTGtctggtggaagaagtactctgatattttactgtaacaccatagtgtagaaatactctgtaaCACTAAAGTCCTACatgaaaaatgttatttaagtaaaagtgcGAGATTATAAGCatcaaaataaagaataaaaatacagaaaagatAAATCAGTATAAAGTAACATGAAATGGAAAAACTCAAGTAAACTATAAGTATCTCAAACTTGTACTTCAGCACGTGAGTAACTGCCTGTAAGTGATTACATTGATTACTAcagtaatattattattaatgtagTTAAGTTACTGTGATTTTATCTCCATGTTTAAGCTTGTTAAAATGGAAAACCCGTACAAAGAGCCAGAGAAAGGTTGCCTCCTCTGCAACGTCACAGTGGACTACAAAAATATTCAGGTGAGTGAAACACCTGCAGCTCTTACACTGAGTGTCACTGTGAGATCATGAGTCTGAGTGTGTTCAGTGATTTCAggtaaatgttgtgtttaactTTTTGGAGACTTCATGTgttcacaaaagaaaacaaaaacgcTGATGTAAACACCTGTTCACACACCGAGGTTACTCAGGAATGTCAGGTTGTTACGCAGCTGATTCAGTTCAGCTgagattaaaatgttttctcagaTCATGTTTCAGAGTTACAAGAGCCGAGGCGTCAGGGTGGATGGCTCATGGGTTGGTTTGTACGGAGCCCAGAGAGTCCCAGAAGaagttatgttttattttgtgtgcacaagatAACTGGTTCCCTcaagataattaacttgtgcgaacaaaatacaaacaaaacacatttaggGACTGTGTAGCTTTGGAAAATCTCTCCTTTTGAGGCTTTAGGGGCTCCATAGATTTGAAAAATATGGAGCTCctaaatgccccaaaaatatactttttattttgggagaattaaataaataacttgtgggctcaagaaaaaaaatcctacaagataattaacttctgcacacaagataaaaaatagCGTTGGTTGGTTAGCGTGGCTCTGTGGCGTTGGAGAATATAGAGCCCTCAAAGTGCCGAACACCACTAAGTGTATTTCCtgttcctgtgtgttttccagctgcTGTCTCAGTTCATCTCGCCTCACACCGGCAGGATTTACGGCCGACACATCACAGGTGAGCAGCTGAACATGAGACCGGAGCAGAGTCAGTCCGCTCTCAGGTTGATTCAcgttgtgtctgtgtttcaggcctgtgtgGACGGAAACAAAAGGAAGTATCTAAAGCCATAAAGAAAGCTCACTCAATGGGTACGTCTACATTAAAGTGATGTTTAAACCCCCAAAATGTCTCTAAGGATTCTGGGAAAACTTTCAGAACAGCAGCGTGTTGTTCAATGTTACAGGAAACAGTCACACAGcgttctgtctctgtgtctccctccAGGTTTCATGTCGGTGACCCACAAACATCCACAGTTCATGAGGGATCCAAACATCTGTGGTGTCAAACGTCAGGATTAGTGGATCGATTAGTGGATTGATTAGTGATCAGTGTTTGTTCAGTCTGTGATTATTTGTTATTAAATCTGTCTGTACTGAgatctgtgtgtctgctgtccGTCTGTGAAGAGGAGCTACGTTTAAGAAACTTTAAATTTGTTGGTCCGCAGCATTTCGTTTTGTGACCAGGGGGCCGTATTCATACctcatagctaacgttagctaattgCTAAGGAACATTAGCATAAGTAATGAGATGCAGCCATCACATTAGTTCTAACCCTAAACACCTCGTTTTAACCTAATACTtcatggctaacgttagctaatcaCTAAATCAGCATTTGTTCAAGTATCAAGATGTAGCCTTCTCTTTACCCTGACCATAACCGCCTCTCTTTTAACGCGAACTTGAAATAAGCATAAGTGACCAGATGTAGCTTTTAACTGCCTCTCTTGTAACGTTATACTTaaaaactaatgttagctaattgCTAATTTAGGATTAGCATAAGTAACAAGATGTATCCTTCCCATTACCCGAGTCCTAGccttaaccacctctcttttaacgTAATACTTAATCACTAGTTAGCTTATCACAAAATTAGCATTAGTAATGAAATGTAACATTCTAATTACCTTTATCCAAACTTTACTGCCTCTCCTATAAAGTTATATTTcataactaatgttagctattcGCTAAATTAGGATTAGTGTAATTAACGAGATGTAGCCTTCCTATTACCCGagtcctaaccttaaccacctctcttttaatactgtacttcatagctagctaattgTAACATAGCAATTTCACTTCCAGGCCAAGGAGAGAAGGAAGCTGATCGTAGACCAACATGTAGGCATGGGCGAGTCACGTAGCTGCTCCAGGTGCAGTTACAGGTACAGTTACCTACTTGATCACGTGAcggacccagaagttgtaattccgaGTTTGGCCACTGAAAACTGGCTTCAAATGttgcattgtcattgtgagcatgttagcatgctgatgttagcatttagctcaaagcacggCTGTGTCAGTGTGACTGTAGACTCTCAGCTTGTTTCCACACAACATTAAATTAATGACTCCGACAGGTTTTAACAAAAATCTTtatcatctttaaaaaatactgaaaacgTATCAAAGCGTCTGTACATGTTTGTGAAGCTAACCGTTTATCATCAGAGCTGCTGTTGCTCCTTTAGTGACGTTAAGATCAGTCAACAACCAGAGCGAACTGATGTGACGACAGTCTGGTCCCATTAACACGTAACTTACTATGAACTGTCATCTCCCATCAAGATTTGCTCTTCCTGCGTTTGCTCTCCCTCCCCGCCGGCGCCATTTCCCTCAGCCTCTTCCGACAGTTTGTCCTGCCGGGCTGCGGCGGGGAGAGCGTTTCCTGAGAGTTTGTTGTGTCCGAGTGTTTCAGTGTCGTCGTGGAgacgtcttcttcttcttcttcgtcctgctcagagctgcagcagttgttgggAACAGGAAACGCCTCGAGGGTTACAGTCTGAGTGTGGAACAGAGGTGAGCCGGCGAACAGAGCTCTGACAGCGTCGTGGAGCCGCAGGTTGTTCTTTTGTTCAGGTCGATAGTCGTCTGcagctgaaacaacaacaacagatgaAGACTGAAACTGAGTTTCTGTGGTTCTGACGACACAAGTGAACCTGAACTCTGACACTTTACATACtttgacttcctgtttttaCAGCTCTTACAACCTCTGATATTTACACTTACCGTGAATCTGAATGTAAAAATTCAGTTATAATATTCTAGCTGATAAATTTTAAATGTTAGctcatttttctgacatttaaaacagaaattaatggAAAACAACATGTTATAACTGCGACCAATGTGgaatatgtaaaatatatta
It encodes:
- the mrps18c gene encoding 28S ribosomal protein S18c, mitochondrial, whose translation is MSGRNYYKTRSTGSHGGQLPVRCQVKMLAVRGLQRLKPVLSQHGNTGLRRVSAASNVVQHKEDMLVKMENPYKEPEKGCLLCNVTVDYKNIQLLSQFISPHTGRIYGRHITGLCGRKQKEVSKAIKKAHSMGFMSVTHKHPQFMRDPNICGVKRQD